The Hymenobacter sp. GOD-10R genome includes a window with the following:
- a CDS encoding NADP-dependent oxidoreductase — MYSAAYQPFMQAFQLTGTAGIDDLRPIVLPVPSPGAGQVLLHVHALSLNPIDVQTTYGRGVYAALQHQELLVPGWDVSGVVVAVGEGVAEDLIGQAMFGVVNFPAPGGTYAEYVVAPARELTLKPVSLSHTEAAAAGLAALTAWQTLTNTAHLQPGQRILIHAAAGGVGHFAVQLAKELGAYVIGTSSGASRVFVLSLGADEHVDYTQQQVDEVMAPVDVVLDTLGGDASRHSIPIIKAGGMLISLRSDLSNDLAALALAYGVSLKRFQFVACPANLQQVAARLTTGELHVHVARTWPFALLPEALRQVANNHVQGKVCVTLE, encoded by the coding sequence ATGTATTCCGCTGCTTACCAACCCTTCATGCAAGCGTTTCAGCTTACTGGTACCGCTGGCATCGATGACCTTCGCCCCATTGTGCTGCCCGTACCTAGCCCCGGCGCCGGACAAGTGCTGCTGCACGTGCACGCGCTCAGCCTCAATCCCATCGATGTGCAAACTACATATGGTCGGGGCGTTTACGCAGCCTTGCAGCACCAAGAGCTACTAGTGCCGGGCTGGGACGTATCGGGTGTCGTGGTAGCGGTGGGGGAGGGAGTAGCCGAAGACCTGATTGGACAGGCCATGTTTGGCGTGGTGAACTTCCCGGCGCCCGGCGGCACGTATGCCGAATACGTGGTGGCGCCAGCGCGTGAGCTAACTTTGAAGCCGGTTAGCTTGAGCCATACAGAGGCCGCCGCGGCTGGATTGGCGGCCCTCACGGCCTGGCAAACCTTAACTAACACCGCGCATTTGCAGCCCGGGCAGCGGATCCTTATTCATGCTGCCGCGGGTGGAGTGGGGCATTTTGCGGTGCAGCTGGCGAAAGAGCTAGGGGCGTATGTGATAGGAACTTCCTCGGGGGCAAGCCGGGTGTTCGTGCTGTCCTTAGGTGCCGACGAGCACGTGGACTACACTCAGCAGCAAGTAGATGAGGTGATGGCGCCCGTCGATGTGGTGCTGGATACCCTAGGGGGCGACGCCAGCCGTCATTCGATACCCATTATTAAGGCGGGTGGAATGCTCATCAGTCTGCGCTCCGATCTGTCGAATGACCTCGCTGCATTGGCCCTAGCGTATGGGGTGAGTCTTAAGCGTTTTCAGTTCGTGGCGTGTCCGGCCAATTTGCAGCAAGTGGCGGCGCGGCTTACCACCGGCGAGCTGCATGTGCATGTGGCGCGCACGTGGCCCTTCGCTCTCCTGCCAGAGGCCTTGCGGCAAGTCGCCAACAACCATGTACAGGGGAAAGTCTGCGTTACGCTGGAGTAA